GCCAACTGGGAATTCAATATATCAGATAAAACTTTTACCTTAAATGATAGATTCTACTCCATTTTAGGTACCACTGCTGAAAAGGAAGGTGGTTATCGAATTACATTGGATGCCTATTTACAGAAATATGTACATCCAGATGATGCTCGACCAATAGGGGAACTGATAGAATCAGCCTTACAGGAGCGTAGATTAATCTTTGGCAAGGAGATACATCATAGAGTGGTCCGCAATGATGGAAAAATCAGGCACGTAGCCATTGTGATCAGAGTAACTCTTCCCACCAAAAAAAGTAATGTCCATGTTTACGGAACAGTTCAGGATGTCACTGAACGTACAAAAGTTGAAGAAAAACTTAAAAAATCATTAACCGAAAAAGAAGTTCTTATAAAAGAAATACACCACCGGGTTAAGAATAATCTCATGGTAATATCCAGTCTTTTAAACCTCCAATCCCAGTACATTAAAGATGAAGAAGCCCTGGATATTTTCAGGGAAAGTCAAAACCGGGCTCGTTCAATGGCACTCATACACGAACGTCTTTATCAATCCCCTGACCTTAAACGGATAGACTTTGGGGATTATATTCAGACTCTGTCTAATGATCTGTTCCACAGCTGCATCACCGACTTCAGTCGGGTTAAACTGAATATAAATGTGGAAAATTTAATGGTGGACATTAACACCACCGTGCCTCTTGGCCTTATTGTCAATGAACTGGTTACTAATTCCATGAAACACGGATTGGCAGGGAAAGCTGAGGGTGAGATCAATATAGGCTTCCATAAAAAGGGTGATGAATTCGTGCTGGTAGTGGAGGATACTGGTGTTGGATTCCCAGATGATGTTGACTTTAGGAATACATCCACACTAGGTTTACAGTTGGTGAATAATCTAACCACCCAAATCAATGGGAAAATAGAATTAAACAGAGATAACGGAACTAAATTTACAATTACCTTTAAAGAACAATACACCTAGACAGAATTACTATTTTATCTGGTAAAACAGTAAATTGTTTCAAATGAAATAATAGAGGATCAAGTGTTGAATTAACGTGTATTTTCATCATATCTCCAATTGCAGCTACTTTTCCTAGTAAGTTTTCCTCACTGCCATTAAGATCTTAATTACTATTTATTCAAAAACATAATAATAAATCATAATTACCAGTAATATAGATGAATAGGAGATTCTATGACTACAGAAGTTATGGACAAACAAAAACTAAAAAAAGAATTGTTATTATTCTTGATTATTACGTTTACCGCAACTATATTGATTACATTTGTTATTTATTTCATTTCAGGCCCCATATCCCGTTCACCATCCACACTGTGGTACACGTCACTTCAGGTTTGTATGCTGATACCGGCCAGTGCTGCCCTATTCTGTATGTTCTACTTCCAATCACCATCCCTCACCAGGGAAACAAAGATTGTATTCGCATTCTTCCTGATTTACGTTATTCTATTCTGCTTTGAAAGTTATGTTAAACCAATTTTAGGAACCGTGGGAATGCCTATGGTTGCCTTACAACCGACTTCTGTGAAAATACCACTGGTTTCCATGATTGTTGCCTTTACCGGAATTTTAACGGTAATCATCTTGAACTTGAAAAAAAAATGGAGGGACGACCTGGAACCGGCAAAACTCTTCTGGGGAAGAAATTTAAAAAATTATCTGATTATACCCCTAATCCTCATATTAATAACCTTTTTCAGTTTCATTTTAAATTATCTTCTGGGATTGGGCCTTCCCAGTAAAGAATTTAACCTTTACCTTTTCTTTAGCACTTTATTACCCAGTCTTATCCTTTCCTTCCTGGTATTATGGCCAAATTACTTTGGTGAAGAGTATGGGTGGAGAGTGTACCTCCAGGACAGGTTATTGCCATTATTAGGGGGTTACAAAGGAGTTTTACTGCTGGGAGTCATCTGGGGCCTGTGGCATGCCCCCCTGATTCTGGTGGGACTCAATTTCCCGGGACAACCCGTACTGGGAACTGTTCTGATGATCATTTCCACCGTTATAATGGGTATTATTTTCAGTTACACGGTTTTAAAAACCGGAAGTATCTGGATAGCAGTTTTACTGCATCTGATTCTTGATACAATTTATCCCGTAGCCCAGTATTATATTGCCACACCATTTAATCCCGTATTCTCATTCGGTACTGGAATTTATGGTTTTACACTACTAGCTGTGTTGGCAGTTATTTTATTAAGGTCCCGAGTCTGGAAGAGTAGTGAAAACTTGGAATGAGTGATTTGCCCTTATTAATCAGGAAATGATTTTAGAACTCATAACCCGGCCAGCACCAGCAGACAAAGTGCCAGTAGTTTAATTTTTCCAGAATTTTTAACTTTCTGTTAACTTTATGAACGCCGTTATAATAAGATATAATGTAACAGAAAGTGGACAACCAGGACTGAGTCCAAATTTTGAACTTATTGTCCTTTAAAAATCATACCTGAAAGAAGAAAGTATAGAAATTGATATATGGGATTATTTAAAGATTAATATTTAATATTATCGAGGGGGGATCGATATTATTAATCAAAATTTAAATTGGGGACAATTAAAGAAGGAACTTTTGGTTTTTTTAATTATTACCTTTGCCGCGACTTATCTTCTTCAATTTGTTGTTTTTATGTTTGGTTTAAAATCTGTTTCAGGGACAGATATGCTGATTCCGGCAACAGTGGCCATAATGTGCATGTTCATCTTTAAATCTAAAGCTTTAACCCGGGAAACCAAGATTATTTTCGCGTTCTTTTTGGTTTATACAATATTATATTTCTTTGAAGGATATGTAAGCCCCATTATGGGGAGTTTAGGCGGTACCTTACCTCTCCTTTCCTCTATTATTGCAATTTTGGGACTGATTACTGCAATAATATTAAACTTGAAAAAGAAGTGGAGAAAAGGACTTAAACCCGCCAAATTATTCATTGGAAAAAATCTTAAATTCTATATCATTATACCCGTGATCTATTTTGTTCTGCTCTTTGTAAGTCTAATTCTTAACTATGTTTTTGGTTTAGGAGTTCCTGGAAAAGAATTTAACCTGACCACATACTTCATGTCCTTTATAACTCTTACAATTATGTATGGACTATTGTTTTGGCCTACATTTTTTGGAGAAGAATTCGGATGGAGAGTGTACCTCCAGGACAGATTATTCTACCTTTTTGGAGGATATAAAGGCGTTTTAATACTAGGAATAATATGGGGAGTATGGCATAGTGTGGACTATCATACTAGGAATGAATTATCCTGGACAACCAGTACTCGGAAATATAGCAATGATATTCGGTACAATAATAATGGGAATTATTTTCAGTTATGCTGTATTAAAGACTGGAAGCGTCTGGATAGCAGTATTATTGCACCTAATTACCGATGTTGCAGGAGGACCAGCAGCTAACATGTTCATAGCAACACCATTAGACTCCGTATTTTCATTTGGCCCTGGAATCTATGGTATGGCAATCATGGCCCTATTTGCACTAATACTATTAAAATCCAACCTCTGGAAAAAGGAGAACATACCAAAACCTAGTACTTGAAAAAAAATATCTAAAAAAAATAAATGAAAAGGATAATAACTATTATCCTGCAGGTTTATCCGTCTTACTTACCCTTAGATCAGGTAATCTATCCCTCAACATCCAGAATATAATGGCAAACACCAGCATCACCAGTAAAGTGATTATTCCAGACTCTCCTACATAGTAGGATATCATATCCCCACCAGCTAACGGTGCGAACACTTTTTGAGTGACGTAATTATCTATTCCGTGTAATATTACTGCCGGCCATAAACTACCAGATTTCATGGTCAACCATGCTAAAACGAAGCTAAAAGTTATCACTCCCATGAAAAAAATGGGTAAAGACCACCATAATGGTGTTTCAGCTACATATAAACCCATTATGGTCATGGGAAAATGCCAGAGGGCCCATATTATACCACTTATAAGTGCCACCCAGGTAAAAGTGGTTAATTTAGCCAGTTGAGGTACTAAGAAACCTCTCCATCCGATTTCTTCACCTAATCCTAAAAATATGCTGAAAAGTGGAGTTACCGTATAAAAAATAATGGTGGTGTGCCAGTCCCCAGTATAGGTTCCCAGGCCTAACAACCATAATATGCCATAAGTAATGATATTAGTCAAAAAAGGGAAGAGGAAAGCTATGGCCAGGTATTTGACTTTTCCTGGCCCCCAACCAAAGTCCCGGACACTCCTGAAAAATATGAATGCCGTAACCAGGGCGGCAATACCCGGCGTCCACATAAGCATTATATTTTTAATGGCCCCATTTAATAAAAACCAGGATATGGAGCTTAAGGCAAAAGTGAGTA
Above is a genomic segment from Methanobacterium formicicum containing:
- a CDS encoding CPBP family intramembrane glutamic endopeptidase translates to MFGTIIMGIIFSYAVLKTGSVWIAVLLHLITDVAGGPAANMFIATPLDSVFSFGPGIYGMAIMALFALILLKSNLWKKENIPKPST
- a CDS encoding CPBP family intramembrane glutamic endopeptidase, coding for MTTEVMDKQKLKKELLLFLIITFTATILITFVIYFISGPISRSPSTLWYTSLQVCMLIPASAALFCMFYFQSPSLTRETKIVFAFFLIYVILFCFESYVKPILGTVGMPMVALQPTSVKIPLVSMIVAFTGILTVIILNLKKKWRDDLEPAKLFWGRNLKNYLIIPLILILITFFSFILNYLLGLGLPSKEFNLYLFFSTLLPSLILSFLVLWPNYFGEEYGWRVYLQDRLLPLLGGYKGVLLLGVIWGLWHAPLILVGLNFPGQPVLGTVLMIISTVIMGIIFSYTVLKTGSIWIAVLLHLILDTIYPVAQYYIATPFNPVFSFGTGIYGFTLLAVLAVILLRSRVWKSSENLE
- a CDS encoding sensor histidine kinase gives rise to the protein MIEIKDDNKVEKTEIDEKHSSAILNSIFEGPENIIAFSLDQNYQYIFFNQTHSQTMKNIWGADIEIGKSIMDYISYPEDREKAKENFDRALSGENFIIIEEYGKESLSRNYWENVYNPIQSDKKIIGINVFCIDITERQEAENALKLSQIQLENAMDLAKLANWEFNISDKTFTLNDRFYSILGTTAEKEGGYRITLDAYLQKYVHPDDARPIGELIESALQERRLIFGKEIHHRVVRNDGKIRHVAIVIRVTLPTKKSNVHVYGTVQDVTERTKVEEKLKKSLTEKEVLIKEIHHRVKNNLMVISSLLNLQSQYIKDEEALDIFRESQNRARSMALIHERLYQSPDLKRIDFGDYIQTLSNDLFHSCITDFSRVKLNINVENLMVDINTTVPLGLIVNELVTNSMKHGLAGKAEGEINIGFHKKGDEFVLVVEDTGVGFPDDVDFRNTSTLGLQLVNNLTTQINGKIELNRDNGTKFTITFKEQYT
- a CDS encoding CPBP family intramembrane glutamic endopeptidase, whose protein sequence is MFGLKSVSGTDMLIPATVAIMCMFIFKSKALTRETKIIFAFFLVYTILYFFEGYVSPIMGSLGGTLPLLSSIIAILGLITAIILNLKKKWRKGLKPAKLFIGKNLKFYIIIPVIYFVLLFVSLILNYVFGLGVPGKEFNLTTYFMSFITLTIMYGLLFWPTFFGEEFGWRVYLQDRLFYLFGGYKGVLILGIIWGVWHSVDYHTRNELSWTTSTRKYSNDIRYNNNGNYFQLCCIKDWKRLDSSIIAPNYRCCRRTSS
- a CDS encoding CPBP family intramembrane glutamic endopeptidase gives rise to the protein MLMWTPGIAALVTAFIFFRSVRDFGWGPGKVKYLAIAFLFPFLTNIITYGILWLLGLGTYTGDWHTTIIFYTVTPLFSIFLGLGEEIGWRGFLVPQLAKLTTFTWVALISGIIWALWHFPMTIMGLYVAETPLWWSLPIFFMGVITFSFVLAWLTMKSGSLWPAVILHGIDNYVTQKVFAPLAGGDMISYYVGESGIITLLVMLVFAIIFWMLRDRLPDLRVSKTDKPAG